In Halarcobacter mediterraneus, the following proteins share a genomic window:
- a CDS encoding 7TM diverse intracellular signaling domain-containing protein, translating to MPYFLILLISIYVNLQATIFVNIQDTIEILPHSKIHHDIGNKETINSILKNNDKFISTNKKVIDYCILAPESVWIKFQLKNPTSNTIKKILSFENIFLEKIELYKIENQKVVSTKTTGFYHLESFDGTVKLNLPITLTPNSTQEYYLYVKSEKLSLWFKPLLHEPKEFKKEDTAKQVIWALFFGGILSLVFYNIFLFIFTRDKIYLYYFLYLIATLMQSELSIYIRFYFFPMDDLEFVKKSLYFNLFYINIFVSFTMTLFIRHFLNTKLYPKIDLSLKILIFIILFYYILQIFDIFTIPQVILFQFVMPYYFLWIGFYALYKKNPQAKFFLLGWSFALLAWLSLFFKFLGLLPEQYVFEYTFETLIMAEVILFAISLAYRIKILEKKKNDLTKSLLIQQQNESSRLEKIVKTRTKELNNELKQNELLLKELHHRVKNNMQFITSLYTLKLNEHKDKDMEEKLQDVERKIHSMSIVHQMLFTQKNIETIDAKEYFEQVVENITQSFEMENIDFKLDICAILDIEEAIYCGLIVNELVTNAIKYAFDGKDGIITISLNNHKDGILLEISDNGKGIQTNDTPSFGQMMVESLAEGQLEGKLNIKTDHGTHISLWFKNKIQKSNDESNDN from the coding sequence ATGCCTTATTTCCTTATTTTATTGATTTCTATATATGTAAACTTACAAGCGACAATTTTTGTCAATATACAAGATACAATAGAGATACTCCCCCACTCCAAAATACACCATGATATAGGGAATAAAGAAACTATTAATAGTATACTAAAAAATAATGACAAGTTCATTTCCACCAATAAAAAAGTTATTGATTATTGTATTTTAGCTCCTGAAAGTGTGTGGATAAAATTTCAACTAAAAAACCCTACTTCAAATACAATAAAAAAGATACTTAGTTTTGAAAATATTTTTTTAGAAAAAATTGAGCTTTATAAAATAGAAAATCAAAAAGTAGTATCAACAAAAACCACAGGGTTTTATCATCTTGAAAGTTTTGATGGTACAGTTAAACTTAATCTTCCTATAACCCTTACCCCAAATAGTACACAAGAATATTATCTCTATGTCAAAAGTGAAAAACTCTCTTTATGGTTCAAACCATTACTTCATGAACCAAAAGAGTTCAAAAAAGAAGACACAGCTAAACAAGTTATTTGGGCGCTCTTTTTTGGTGGGATATTATCTCTTGTTTTTTATAATATCTTTTTATTTATTTTTACAAGAGACAAAATATATCTATATTACTTTTTATATCTTATTGCTACACTTATGCAAAGTGAACTTTCTATATATATTAGATTTTATTTTTTCCCTATGGACGATCTTGAGTTTGTTAAAAAAAGTTTATACTTCAACCTTTTTTATATAAATATTTTCGTTTCCTTTACTATGACTCTTTTTATCAGACATTTTTTAAATACAAAACTGTATCCTAAAATTGACTTATCTTTGAAAATACTTATTTTTATAATACTTTTTTATTATATATTACAAATTTTTGATATTTTTACCATCCCTCAAGTTATTCTTTTTCAGTTTGTTATGCCATACTATTTTTTATGGATTGGATTTTATGCTCTTTATAAGAAAAATCCTCAAGCCAAATTCTTTTTATTAGGCTGGAGTTTTGCTCTTTTAGCATGGTTATCCCTATTTTTTAAGTTTTTGGGATTACTTCCGGAGCAATATGTTTTTGAGTATACCTTTGAAACTCTTATTATGGCAGAGGTTATTTTATTTGCTATATCATTAGCATATCGTATCAAAATATTAGAAAAGAAAAAAAATGATTTAACCAAGTCATTGCTTATACAACAACAAAATGAATCCAGTCGTTTAGAAAAAATTGTAAAAACAAGAACCAAAGAACTAAATAACGAACTCAAACAAAATGAGCTGCTTTTAAAAGAACTTCACCATAGAGTAAAAAACAATATGCAGTTTATCACCTCTTTGTATACCCTTAAACTCAATGAACACAAAGATAAAGATATGGAAGAGAAGCTTCAAGATGTAGAGCGAAAAATACACTCTATGAGTATAGTACATCAAATGCTTTTTACGCAAAAGAATATTGAAACTATAGATGCTAAAGAATATTTTGAACAAGTAGTTGAAAATATCACACAAAGTTTTGAGATGGAAAATATAGATTTCAAGCTTGATATCTGTGCAATCTTAGATATAGAAGAAGCAATATACTGTGGTCTTATAGTCAATGAACTTGTAACCAATGCTATAAAGTATGCCTTTGATGGGAAAGATGGTATTATCACCATCTCTTTAAACAACCATAAAGATGGTATCTTATTAGAGATCTCTGATAATGGAAAAGGTATACAAACAAATGACACCCCATCCTTTGGACAAATGATGGTTGAGTCACTTGCGGAAGGACAACTGGAGGGAAAACTCAACATAAAAACTGACCATGGAACACACATCTCTTTATGGTTTAAAAATAAAATCCAAAAAAGTAACGACGAAAGTAACGATAACTAA